The genomic region CACCCTGTTTACCGCGACGCCTCATACCCTGTTTTCACTCAGTTTACGTTTGTTGCCCGTCAGTACTGCCAGCCTGATCATGTGTACGGTGCCACTGTATGCCGTGTTACTGGCAGCCGTGCTATTAGGAGAAATCCCCGAGATGCGGACGATACTGGGTGGCGCTATGGTAATAGGGGCAGCACTCTATGAGTCACTCAGGATCAGCCACATCTCAGCAGTAACTGAAAACAACCGTTGATACGATCTCCTGACATCAACCAACCCGTTTCAGGAAACAATGATATCCGCGCTACGCTCGTACCGCTCTCCCTGTTCACCCGACCAGACAAAACGAAATTGCCCGCTACTTTCAACCCTGACAAAAAACGCCAGATAGGGATTGTCAGCCATACCGGCATCCAGCTCGGCCCGAAACACCTCAACCTCATCCAAAAAACAGACAAACTGTCCAATCAAATGCTTGGGTGCTTTACCGCCGGCTTGCAGGTTACGCCAACCGGATTCCATGAGATGATCCAGCTTGGTTTTTAGCTGCACTACCTGCCCTTTTTTCGCCGTGGAAGGTACTTTAATGTGTAAACGATTATCCATTATCCACAACCTCCCGCACCGCCGGTTATCTTGCTACGGCCTTTAGCCAAA from Aestuariirhabdus haliotis harbors:
- a CDS encoding thiosulfate oxidation carrier complex protein SoxZ, whose product is MDNRLHIKVPSTAKKGQVVQLKTKLDHLMESGWRNLQAGGKAPKHLIGQFVCFLDEVEVFRAELDAGMADNPYLAFFVRVESSGQFRFVWSGEQGERYERSADIIVS